In Populus nigra chromosome 1, ddPopNigr1.1, whole genome shotgun sequence, one genomic interval encodes:
- the LOC133679966 gene encoding uncharacterized protein LOC133679966 yields the protein MIQTLNKKKKKKVIILPAPKMRSNMDTKQVAQRSSIGALQRRNLKRKKSDQKLSRSIKKIRADMVEISEGQKRIREGQMEVREKFQEISKEAAKLKEETSQISKQSAANQLRLDLMFQIVKARAENDFAKDDLLTQTLRDLMAKQNMSKTQGLQEEQ from the exons ATGATACAGaccctaaacaaaaaaaaaaaaaaaaaggtcatcaTCTTACCTGCGCCTAAGATGAGGAGCAACATGGATACAAAACAAGTTGCGCAGAGGTCCTCTATCGGAGCGCTTCAAAGGAGGAATCTG AAACGGAAAAAAAGTGACCAAAAATTAAGTAGGAGCATCAAAAAGATAAGAGCTGACATGGTTGAGATTAGCGAGGGTCAAAAACGCATAAGGGAGGGTCAAATGGAAGTAAGGGAAAAATTCCAGGAAATAAGTAAAGAGGCTGCCAAACTTAAAGAGGAAACTAGTCAAATCTCCAAGCAGAGTGCTGCAAATCAACTCAGGCTTGATCTCATGTTTCAGATCGTAAAGGCAAGAGCAGAGAATGATTTTGCCAAGGATGATTTACTCACCCAAACCTTACG GGATCTAATGGCAAAGCAGAACATGAGCAAAACCCAGGGTCTCCAGGAAGAACAATGA